The [Bacillus] selenitireducens MLS10 genome includes a region encoding these proteins:
- the fliM gene encoding flagellar motor switch protein FliM, with amino-acid sequence MADVLSQGEIDALLSALSTGEMDADELKKEETQKKIKTYDFKRALRFSKDQIRSLTRIHENFARLLTTQLSAQLRTFVQISVASVDQLPYDEFIRSVPKQTILNVFEPYPLDGRFVLEVNPNIAYAMLDRMLGGQGEAYNKVDNLTEIEAKIMTQLFQRTLETFREAWLSVEEIDPMMDDLEVNPQFLQLVSPNETVVVISFSTTIGESSGMINICLPHVVIEPLLPKLSVHLWMQTKKKERKPGEIEALELNIKRAPLDVAVQLGQSEITIEEFVHLAVGDTIELNQSIDELLRMTVGGSPKYKVQPGKVKEHLAVQIVEDIEEEELLYDER; translated from the coding sequence ATGGCAGATGTTCTGTCCCAGGGCGAAATAGATGCCCTGTTGTCCGCATTGTCAACTGGCGAGATGGATGCGGACGAACTAAAGAAAGAAGAAACGCAGAAAAAAATAAAAACCTATGATTTTAAACGGGCTCTCCGTTTTTCAAAAGACCAGATTCGAAGTTTAACAAGGATCCATGAGAACTTTGCGAGACTCTTGACGACGCAATTGTCAGCCCAGTTGCGCACTTTTGTTCAAATCAGTGTAGCATCTGTGGATCAGTTGCCGTATGATGAGTTTATCCGGTCTGTCCCAAAACAGACGATCTTGAATGTGTTTGAACCTTATCCATTAGACGGACGGTTCGTCCTTGAAGTAAACCCGAACATTGCATACGCCATGCTTGACCGGATGCTTGGAGGCCAGGGAGAGGCGTATAATAAAGTTGATAACTTAACAGAGATTGAAGCGAAAATCATGACACAGCTCTTTCAACGAACATTGGAAACGTTCAGGGAAGCGTGGCTCTCCGTAGAAGAAATTGATCCCATGATGGATGATCTGGAAGTAAATCCGCAGTTTTTGCAGCTCGTATCACCAAATGAGACGGTTGTAGTCATTTCATTTTCGACAACCATTGGAGAATCCTCCGGGATGATCAATATTTGTCTCCCGCACGTCGTCATTGAGCCCCTTCTACCAAAGCTGTCTGTGCATTTATGGATGCAGACAAAGAAGAAAGAACGCAAACCTGGTGAAATCGAAGCACTGGAACTCAATATCAAACGTGCGCCTCTTGATGTGGCGGTTCAACTTGGTCAGAGTGAGATTACAATCGAAGAATTCGTCCATCTCGCTGTGGGGGACACAATCGAACTAAATCAATCCATTGATGAACTGCTCAGAATGACGGTAGGAGGATCACCCAAGTACAAAGTCCAGCCCGGTAAAGTGAAAGAGCATCTTGCCGTGCAAATTGTGGAAGACATAGAAGAGGAGGAACTGCTTTATGATGAACGATAA
- the fliY gene encoding flagellar motor switch phosphatase FliY: protein MMNDNDDMLSQDEINALLSGMDDDDDDSSTETETDDGSGDSAKVDPGNYLSDIEIDALGEIGNISFGSSATALSTLLNQKVDITTPKVSVVRKSDLEKEFPKPHVAISVTYTAGFEGLNLLVIKTKDASIIADLMMGNDGTNAPEEMGDMELSAVQEAMNQMMGSASTSMSTIFNKKVDISPPGIDMMDLAENPDAIEIPGEDVLVQISFNLKIGDLIDSRIMQLLTVSFAKDMVDQLMNPGGDDDVMDAVQEDPLAPAPPQPEQQAPERQQQQAQREQQAPPQQQQAAPQQPQQISQRQQPPGREANVQPAAFSSFETPSLNENEQRNLDLLMDIPLEVTVELGRTKRSIKEILELGQGSIVELDKLAGEPVDILVNQRLIAKGEVVVIDENFGVRVTDIVSQAERLKQLK from the coding sequence ATGATGAACGATAATGACGATATGCTGTCGCAGGATGAAATCAATGCATTGCTGAGCGGTATGGACGATGATGACGATGACAGCAGCACGGAAACTGAAACGGATGACGGATCCGGTGATTCTGCCAAAGTGGATCCGGGTAATTATTTATCCGATATCGAAATTGATGCGCTCGGTGAAATCGGGAATATTTCATTTGGCAGCTCTGCAACGGCGTTATCCACTTTATTGAACCAAAAAGTGGATATCACAACACCGAAAGTATCCGTCGTTCGAAAAAGCGATCTTGAAAAAGAATTTCCAAAACCGCATGTTGCGATTTCCGTGACGTATACCGCTGGATTTGAAGGGCTGAATCTTTTGGTTATTAAAACAAAGGATGCCTCAATCATTGCGGATTTGATGATGGGGAATGACGGAACAAATGCTCCTGAAGAAATGGGTGACATGGAACTTAGTGCTGTTCAGGAAGCAATGAATCAGATGATGGGTTCCGCATCCACCTCGATGTCAACGATCTTTAATAAGAAGGTTGATATTTCACCACCGGGTATTGATATGATGGATTTGGCAGAAAATCCGGATGCCATAGAAATCCCTGGAGAAGATGTCCTTGTTCAGATCTCATTTAATCTGAAAATCGGTGATTTGATTGATTCAAGGATCATGCAGCTTCTGACGGTCTCGTTTGCGAAAGATATGGTTGACCAGCTTATGAATCCTGGCGGGGATGACGATGTTATGGATGCTGTCCAGGAGGACCCGCTTGCTCCGGCACCGCCTCAGCCAGAGCAGCAGGCACCTGAGCGGCAGCAGCAACAGGCTCAACGGGAGCAACAGGCACCACCACAGCAACAGCAGGCCGCTCCGCAGCAACCTCAGCAGATCAGTCAGAGACAGCAACCGCCGGGACGTGAAGCGAATGTGCAGCCTGCGGCATTTTCATCCTTCGAAACGCCTTCTCTAAATGAAAATGAACAGAGGAACTTGGATCTGTTAATGGACATCCCGCTTGAAGTAACCGTTGAGCTGGGCCGAACGAAACGTTCCATCAAAGAAATTCTGGAGCTTGGACAGGGATCGATTGTGGAATTGGATAAACTTGCCGGTGAACCGGTTGATATTCTGGTGAATCAGCGTTTGATTGCAAAAGGTGAAGTAGTGGTTATTGATGAAAACTTCGGTGTCCGGGTTACGGATATTGTCAGTCAGGCTGAACGCCTGAAACAACTAAAGTAA
- a CDS encoding response regulator, whose protein sequence is MATTVLIVDDAAFMRMMIKDILSKNGFDVVGEAGDGQQAVDMYKEQSPDLVTMDITMPEMDGITALKEIKTHDPNAKVIMCSAMGQQAMVIDAIQAGAKDFIVKPFQADRVLEAISKTLG, encoded by the coding sequence ATGGCGACGACAGTACTGATTGTGGATGATGCAGCATTTATGAGAATGATGATTAAAGATATTTTAAGTAAGAACGGTTTTGATGTGGTGGGTGAAGCAGGTGATGGTCAACAGGCTGTAGATATGTATAAAGAGCAGTCACCGGATCTTGTCACGATGGATATTACGATGCCTGAGATGGATGGCATTACAGCCTTAAAAGAAATCAAAACCCATGACCCGAATGCCAAAGTGATTATGTGTTCAGCAATGGGCCAACAGGCGATGGTTATCGATGCGATTCAGGCTGGTGCAAAAGATTTTATTGTCAAGCCGTTTCAGGCAGACAGAGTATTAGAGGCGATCAGTAAAACACTTGGATGA
- a CDS encoding flagellar biosynthetic protein FliO, translating into MKLINIVTVILALLVLAAPSAAHGEDNNFGEQDRSVIDGLNVTDPEDTNDTGDSPEEGKAPDEDGVEVPETEEEEAPLVGYEDQNLFLMLVQLFLALGVVLFLIYMLLRFMNNRTRSFQANRTIQTLGGTGVGQNRSVQIVRVGDRILVVGVGETVQLLREITDPEEVERLSKSPETEDFYERPFSKLGSLLNKNKQGNESETQEQAFRSLLDREMSDVKNSQKKIHSAMEEKK; encoded by the coding sequence GTGAAATTGATAAATATAGTGACCGTGATACTTGCCTTACTGGTTCTTGCTGCTCCGTCAGCAGCCCACGGTGAGGATAACAATTTTGGGGAACAGGACAGAAGCGTTATAGATGGACTGAATGTAACCGATCCTGAAGACACCAATGATACCGGGGATTCTCCTGAAGAAGGGAAAGCGCCTGATGAAGACGGCGTCGAGGTGCCGGAAACTGAGGAAGAAGAAGCGCCTCTCGTCGGTTACGAGGATCAGAATTTGTTTCTCATGCTCGTCCAGCTGTTCTTGGCTTTGGGTGTTGTGCTGTTCCTGATTTATATGCTGCTCAGGTTTATGAATAACCGGACGAGAAGCTTTCAGGCGAACCGGACAATTCAAACATTGGGTGGTACGGGCGTAGGTCAGAACCGTTCCGTGCAGATTGTACGTGTCGGGGACCGGATCCTCGTAGTCGGTGTTGGAGAAACGGTTCAGCTGCTCCGGGAAATTACCGATCCTGAAGAAGTGGAACGGTTGTCCAAGTCTCCGGAAACGGAGGATTTTTACGAACGTCCGTTTTCGAAACTCGGATCTCTGTTAAACAAAAACAAACAGGGGAATGAATCCGAAACGCAGGAACAGGCCTTTCGATCTCTCTTGGACAGGGAAATGTCTGACGTGAAAAATTCTCAAAAGAAGATTCATTCTGCAATGGAGGAGAAGAAGTAA
- the fliP gene encoding flagellar type III secretion system pore protein FliP (The bacterial flagellar biogenesis protein FliP forms a type III secretion system (T3SS)-type pore required for flagellar assembly.) → MLLLAIEIPALDIFSDDPANLTSTVQLLLLLTVLSLAPAILILMTSFTRIVIVLSFVRNGLATQQMPPNQVIIGLALFLTFFVMAPTFSEVNEAALQPLFDGDISQEEAFDEATIPMKEFMAQHTRERDLALFMGYAGQERPESLEDIPLTSLVPAFVISELKTAFQIGFMIFVPFLVIDMVVASVLMSMGMMMLPPVMIALPFKVLLFVLVDGWHLVVRSLLYTF, encoded by the coding sequence ATGCTGTTATTAGCGATTGAAATTCCGGCACTCGACATCTTCAGCGATGATCCTGCCAATCTGACATCAACTGTTCAGTTGCTTCTTCTCTTAACCGTTTTGTCCTTGGCACCTGCTATTTTGATTCTGATGACAAGTTTTACGAGAATTGTCATTGTTCTGTCGTTTGTAAGAAACGGATTGGCTACACAACAGATGCCGCCAAACCAGGTCATAATCGGGTTGGCGTTATTTTTAACATTTTTTGTGATGGCTCCTACATTTTCAGAGGTAAATGAAGCAGCTTTACAGCCATTGTTTGATGGGGACATCAGCCAGGAAGAGGCATTTGACGAGGCAACCATTCCGATGAAAGAATTTATGGCACAGCATACGAGAGAGCGGGATCTTGCCCTGTTCATGGGGTACGCTGGACAGGAGCGTCCGGAATCTCTTGAAGATATCCCTTTAACCTCGCTGGTTCCGGCCTTTGTCATCAGTGAACTGAAAACGGCGTTTCAGATCGGTTTCATGATCTTTGTCCCTTTTTTGGTGATTGATATGGTTGTGGCGAGTGTGCTGATGTCGATGGGGATGATGATGTTGCCGCCGGTTATGATTGCCCTGCCGTTTAAGGTGCTCTTGTT